GGGTACTGGTAACCTCCTACAAGACCTGCAATTTATGCAGGTGCATGCCCGACATACACATCCTGTGGGGTGACACTACAGTGTCATTTTTGCCGTCCTGCACGACGTTGTAGGATTAAATTAGCTCACAACGTACAAGTGCTTGTTGATTGCGGCGAGTGGAGATACAGTGGTGGCAGTTGGGCCGCCATGCCTGACAACACAAAAGCGCGAAGCACACCCGTCCTGGCAGACTCATGGTGTGCTTCTCCCGAAGCGAACGCGGCACGTTCGCGGCCATGTCCGTTCTTGGCCTCAGATTACACGTGTCCCGCTTTGAGGACAAGTGGGACTGACCTTGTTCATTTTGAGGTTGAGAACGCGCTCTGGGAGCGGATTCTCTTGGATACGAACGTGTTTCGGCTTTCTCTGGCTCTAGTCGGTCTAGTTGCCTTCATCGCCCTCTTAGTTGCCACGGTGATCCTGGCGAAGGCAGGACAGCCCATGTGGGCGGCCTTCACGGGAACTGGTGCGGTTGTCGTTTGCGTTGGTGCGCTGTACCGCCTGCTGCTAACACTAGGGCAGCCTGCATGAACCACCTAAAGCAGGTCATCGAGGCGGCCCGCGCGGCTGTTCTCGGGCGTGCTGACATCGCCCATCCTGACCGGGTGGGCGATGTTGTCACGCGTGTTGAAGCGGGCGGCAGCCTGAACAACACCGTTCACGACGAAACCTTCGGGAAGTACCTGGAAGTGACGAACAGCATCACGATCCTCGACTCTTTCTGCGGCACCGGCGGCTTCCTGAAGGGAGATCGTGGAGAACCCGTACAGCGACCCGCTGCGCCGCCTGCGCCGACCGTGCGGGTGTCTGCCCCTGCCCTAACCCCCGAGGGGCCTTCACGGCCTTCCTGTGCGCCCGTGGGGGAGCTGGTCGCGGGCCTCGACGTGAGCGCCGGGGCAGCGCGGGTCTTCGGAGTTCTACACGCCGTTGCCGGTCATGTCGCGCAGGCCCGTTCCTACGCCTCGATGCCGGACACCGTGACCCTCCATCTCCCGCAGGGCCTCTTGGCGGTCGCGGCGGGGTACACGCCCCGCCACGTTCGCAACCTGCTGCCCGAGCTGGTCGCAGCGGGGCTGCTCGACTGGGGAGCGCACGCCGTGAAGGTCAAGGGCATGGGCCTGTGGGGCGGGTGCCTCTTCGCGGTGAAGGTCAAGGTGGGTGAGGTACTACCCCGCCTGAAGCGCGACGACTGGCGTCACCAGTGGCGCAACCTGGAGGCGGACATCGAGGCCGGGCACACCGTCAAGGCGGTGCTGGCGGCCATTTCCCATTTACCTGCCGATGAGCGAGAGAGCGCGGTGGAAAGCGCCCTAAAAGCGTGGGCCGTTAGCCCTGGAAATGCCTTGAACCCCGTTGTTTATAAAGGGGAAGTCGCACACGCGGAGGGTGTCGGTGTCGTCCAGGACGTGCGGGACATCGTGTACCGGCTGGGTGATCTGGTCCACGTCCACCCGACCAAGCGGGCGGAACGAGTTGGACGGCTGGCGTCGGCCTTGAGCCGGGCGCTCGGGGACACACACTCCCGCCGGTTCTACTGCGCGGTGCTGTGGCAGGCGTGGCGCGGTGAGATCGAGGGGCGCGGGACGTTGCAGACGCTCTGCGCCGCCCTCTTGCGCCTTGAGGCTGACCGGCAGGAGTGGGTCGGACTGCGGAACCCCGGTGCCCTCCTGGTGGCCCGCCTCAGGGCCGCGTAACGCCCGGCTGAGGCTTGCCCCGCCCCGAACTCCACCGCGCACCGGCTCGCGCCTCTGCTGGGGCATGAGCCGGGTGGTCATCATCCGTGTCCACACAGGGTTCGACCGAGGGGGTTCATCCCCCCGCACCCTCCCTGCGGTCGGGTGGCACTCCCGCTGGTCGTGCTCCACCTGTTCCTCCAGCCACGCGAGGTACACGGCGTCGTCGTCGGTGTACTCGTCAGGGGTGGGGTTGCGGTCGAGCCATGAGGGGGTGAGGTACTTGTCGTCAGGGAGAACAGGAGCAAGTCCCCTACTACTGGGCCGCCCGTCAAACCACCACTTACCGTCCGGCGGCTGGGTCTTTCCGGTGCGGGCGCGGTAGTCCTCCAGGCCGTCCAGGTAAGCGAGAGTCGCCTGATAGCACTCGGTCAGGGTGACGTGGCGGTGGTAGTCAGTGATCGCGGTCCAGCCGTAGGGCGATTTCGTCATGTACATGGGGTGGCGTGACAGGTCGGCCGCCATGATGTGGATGTCCAAGCCCTCCGCCTCCATCTGCGCGAGGGCCTCGTGGTCAAGCAGTACCAGCGGCACAAAGGCGTGGAAGTGGAGGCGGATGCTCCGGCCCCCGTACTCGATCCGTGCCCACCCGTGGGTGCCCAGCCGCTTCGATACCGCCTTGCCCCACTCGGTGCCCCGGCCATCGGTGATGCACCGAGCGTCGAGGCCGGTGGGGTGGTTGATCGTGATGAACAGGAGCATGCCGTAGCGGCGTTCCAGCACGCGCAGCTCGCGCACCAGTTCCCCGGCAGCCGCGCCGCGCTTGCACTTCGGCTTCTGGCCGTTCGTAGGGCTGCTGTCGGCGCTGGTCTGCCCGGTGCCGTAGTCCTCGACACGGGTCAGGGCCTTTTTGAGGCCGCACTCCTGCGCGGCGACGAAGTGCGCCCACCGGTCGGAGGCGTAGGTGCCGGGATCGTAGGGGTTCCGGCGCTCCAGCTCCAGCAACTCTGCGTAGGTATGGGGTTTTTTACCGTGTGGAACGGCTTCTGTAGTAGAATTGGCGTACATGTGATGTTCCTCGGGCGGCCCTGGCAGGGGCCGCTCTTTCGTTCAGGATCGCGCTGAACATCTCGGTTGGCAACGATAAGACCGCACACCTCACCGATACGACAAGCGCCCACAGTCGAGGTGGGCGCTGCGCGATGAAAACGGCTGGCGGGGGTAACCAAGAACCCCGCTCAACACCATCAGTTTGCCCGACTCGTTCGGTGAGCCGAGTAGGAATTTTCTCAGCAGAGCGATCTACCTAGATTTATCGTTCTGGTCGAGGTTGAACGCGGTTTTGCAATCGGAGTTCCACGCCTTGATCTGCACCACCTGTTCATCCCCGCCAGTCCCGGCGTTGACGACCTGCACGGCGTTTTTCGGAACATCACCTCGAACGGATCACCGAACACATGGCACGCCGGGGTCAACGTCCGCGATGACGGCCAGGACGGCGGCGATGGGGTTGATGTCGAGGGGATGAGGGTGTCGTGCTGGACGTGGTTTTCCTAAGATCATCGGCAAAAAGCGCGGGATAGACCCGCATTCATGGGGCGTATTGCCCACGAGGTAATGAACATGAACACCAAAGAGTTGACGAGTTTGGGAACGGCCCTGCTGTACTTCCGGGGCAATGTCGAGGCGCTGGCGCCCTACGTGGAACAGCAGGCCATGCACCCCGCCTGTGGCCTGGAGATCGTGGCGGAGGGCTGGGAACGTCCCGCATGGGGTCAGCAATGGCGGGCGGATAAGCGTCTGCTGGAGTGTGGCGGGCCCGTGCTGAAGCGCGTGTTGGCCGGGTGGGTACCGCCCACCCTGGACGAGCTGGTGGAGTTCGACTGGCCGGGCTGGTGGATGACCGAGAACGAGCTGGGGCGGGTGCGGATGTCGTTCGTGCGGGCGTGTGCGGAAGTGGCTGCCCGGTACGCCGCGCACGGCGATCCCTACCCCTATCGTCTCGATGATGGTACCGCGCCGTGCCGGGTCGCCCCCGGAGCGTGGCCCGCTGAAGCGGCAGTGCTGGTGCCCGAAGCGCAGGCTGCCCTGACGGCCTACGCGCTGATGTGGCTCAGCAGCGCAGGCCGGGTTGATGGGGCGTCGTTTCTCCCGGTGGTGGCCGCGTGACGGCGGTCGTTCACCCCCGGCGCAGTCATCTCGCCGCGTACCACGTTCGGCAGCGCGAGAAGGCCGACGCGGAACTGGCACCCCTGTTGGACGAGGCCGCGAGGATGCGGGCGGCTGGCGCGACGTGGGAGGAGGTCGCCGCCCACTGCCGGAGCCTCGGGTTCGTCGGGAGGTCGGGGCGACCGGTCACGACCTCGGCGCTGTACCAGATAGCCCGACGTCGTCGTCCTGGCCTGTAACGGCCTGCCCGCCGTCCTGGCGGGCATTCTTCTGGTCTGGACTTCTCTATTAGAGAAGAAGGCTTTGCAAGTTGACAAGACCGTGTAAACGAGGGTGGGTAACACTGGAGCGCGTCTGGGACGCTAAATTATGGGAATTGGACGGGTGGGGGTCCGCTGCGGCGTTGTGCGAGATCGCAAGACCGGACATCCGGGTGTCCGGTCGCCGTCCGGTCGTTTGGTCGGAGCAGTGCGGCAACCTGCCTGACGACCGCGCGTTCGATGTCGGGTGTATCTGCTAGCCGGACGGCCGCCGGACACCCGGATGTTCTGGCAGTGTCCGAACGCCGTCCGGCCGGACGACCGGCTGTCCGGCTAAGGTGAACGCCGGGGGCTAACCCCGGACAAGTCTTGTTATCCGGGGGTATTCTGAGGCCATGACCGACCCCACCCTCACCCTCGATCTGTACCGGGGCGACCTCGTGTCGCGCGCCGCCCACCTCGCTGGTCTGCCCGCGCCGGAGCTGCGCCGCCGCGCTGTCGAGGCGGCCCGCGACAAGGACGCCGGGGCATTGTGGGCACTCACCGAGGCGCACCTGACCCTGCACGGCGCGGCGGGCGCGAAGGTCAGCGCCCACACCCTCAAGGCTTACGGGCAGGCGGTGCGGGGGTTCCTGGCCTACGCCACCGCGAACGCCGTCGAGCTGCTGCGCCCCGGCGCGAACGTCGGTGCCCTCTACCTGCGCCACCTGGAGGCGGCGGGCCTCAGTCCGGCCACCGTCCGCGTCAAGCTCGCCGGGGCACGGGCGCTGTACCGGGCGCTGCGCTGGGCCGAGGCGACCACCGCCGACCCCTTCACCGACGCCCGGCCCGCGCCGGAGAAGACCCCCGCGTGGGACAGGCGGCAGCCCTACACCGAGGAGGAGGTCGTGCGCCTCCTCGACGGCGCGGACGCGCGGATGCGGGCGCTGCTGCTGCTGTGCGGGCACGCGGGCCTGCGGATCGCGGAGGCGCTGGCCCTGACCTGGCACGACCTGGACCTCACCGGACGCACCCTGACCGTCCGCCACGGCAAGGGCGGCAAGACCCGCCGCGTCCAGCTCTCCAGCTCGCTGGTGGCCGCCCTAACCGCCCTGGACCACCAGGACGGCCCGGTCATCGGTGGCGGTGACGACGCGGCCCGCGAACGCCTCGCCTGGCTGTGCAAGCGCGTGGACGTGCCCAACCGGGGCTTCCACGCCCTGCGCCACTACGCCGGGACGCGCCTCGTCCGCGAGGGCCACAGCCTCGACGACGCCGCCCACCACCTCGGACACTCCTCCATCGAGACGACCCGCGTGTACGCCAAGTGGTCGGATGACGGGCTGCGGAAATCGCTCGGGAACTGGTAACGGACAGCCGGTCGTCCGGGCGTCTGACCGATCTCCGGCGGACGCCCGGATGACTGTCCGCTAGGCTGTCCGCGTGTCCGCCAACCTGACCCCTGCCGACGTGATGGCCCAGCTCGGCATCCATGAGCGCCGCCTGCGCCGGTTCGCCGCCGCATACGAGGCTGTATTCGACCCCCTGCCGCGTGACAAGCGGGGCCACCGCGAGTTCATACCGGAAGCTGTCGAGCGGATCGCGGCGGCCCTGCCGGTGCTGATCGAACGGCCCGCCCTCGGCATGGAGGACGTTCTACGCCGTCAGGCGGGCGTGACGACCTCGACACCCGCCGCTGCGCCTGTTTCGGTGCCCACTGCGCCTGCCACGGAGTTGCTGGAGGTGCTGTCGAACCTCCGCGCCGATGTGGCCGCCCTGCGCCTGGATGTGGCCGCCCTGCGGAGCGAACTGGCTCGCCGCGATGCTGTTGTGGTTCCCGCCCCTCAGACGGCGCAGAAGGCCCAGAAGCCGAAGGGGCAGGGGAAAGGGGCCAGAGTATCGGTCGAGACGCCTTCACGAGCCTCTGAGAGCTTTGACGGTGTGGCGACCTTATTGGTGCGCGATCCGGTCATCCCGCAGCGGTTGAGGAACGACCTGCGTTGGTCGCCTAAGTCCAGGTATGAGGAGCTGGAGACGTTGCTGGCGAAGGCGGGGCGGCTGAACCTACACCGCACCAATGGCAAGAGTAGTTGGCGCACGCCGGATGGCATCACTGTCCGGCAGGACACGGTGACGCGCCTGCATGCCCTTGGTGTCCTTGTCCCGGAGCTGGGGCACTAGATTCAGGTGATGTCCACAGACGACCTACAACCCTCAAACGACCAAGAGGCCGAGATCAAGGCTATTGATGCCGAGGCTAAAGCCGAGCTGGGGAACGTCCACGTTCTGAAGAACGAGGAACTGAGCGCATACATACCTGCTGACCTCCTGGCCCGGTATGAGTTCTACTCGTTCCGCCACGCCGCCGAAATCCTCTCCACGAGCTGCAAGCCGGAGTTCGACGAGTTGCTGAACGCCCTACGGGCCTTTGAGATCACCGTGGCCGACATCGTGAAGCCGGGCGGGAACGAGTCGGACATCCCCAAAAAGCTCACCGCTATCCTCCGCCCTCTGGGTTGGCAGGAGACGCGGGTGCAAGGTGACCTGATCGTCCGGAAGATCGTCCGGCACGGGCAGCGGAAGGACGACGTTACTGAAGACCTGACGACGCTCGCCAACTTCATTGATGGTCACAACGTGGACTACGTGAAGAACCGCGTGGCGTTCGACATGGAGTGGAACTCTAAGGACCAGACTTTCGACCGCGACCTCTACGCCTTCAGCGCCTTCGCTCAAACGGGGGTAATCAGTGCAGGTGTACTCCTGACCCGGAGTGCTGACCTGAACCCTGTCTTCACGAGCCTGGGCAATGATGCGAAGGGGAAGCCGATCCGCAACAAGTACGGGGCGTCAACGACCTGGATGGGGAAG
This portion of the Deinococcus grandis genome encodes:
- a CDS encoding tyrosine-type recombinase/integrase → MTDPTLTLDLYRGDLVSRAAHLAGLPAPELRRRAVEAARDKDAGALWALTEAHLTLHGAAGAKVSAHTLKAYGQAVRGFLAYATANAVELLRPGANVGALYLRHLEAAGLSPATVRVKLAGARALYRALRWAEATTADPFTDARPAPEKTPAWDRRQPYTEEEVVRLLDGADARMRALLLLCGHAGLRIAEALALTWHDLDLTGRTLTVRHGKGGKTRRVQLSSSLVAALTALDHQDGPVIGGGDDAARERLAWLCKRVDVPNRGFHALRHYAGTRLVREGHSLDDAAHHLGHSSIETTRVYAKWSDDGLRKSLGNW
- a CDS encoding BglII/BstYI family type II restriction endonuclease, whose protein sequence is MSTDDLQPSNDQEAEIKAIDAEAKAELGNVHVLKNEELSAYIPADLLARYEFYSFRHAAEILSTSCKPEFDELLNALRAFEITVADIVKPGGNESDIPKKLTAILRPLGWQETRVQGDLIVRKIVRHGQRKDDVTEDLTTLANFIDGHNVDYVKNRVAFDMEWNSKDQTFDRDLYAFSAFAQTGVISAGVLLTRSADLNPVFTSLGNDAKGKPIRNKYGASTTWMGKLLYRLEAGRNGPCPVLAVGIRPAVISDLTEHLASMPARGAAPAPAPAEAPEGEEA